The proteins below are encoded in one region of Rhododendron vialii isolate Sample 1 chromosome 7a, ASM3025357v1:
- the LOC131332230 gene encoding cytoplasmic 60S subunit biogenesis factor REI1 homolog 1 codes for MPGLSCNACNKEFEGESDQKLHYKSEWHRYNLKRKVAGVPGVTEVLFLARQNALAEEKNKSSETPMLYTCAVCSKGYRSSKAHAQHLKSRSHTMRASQGMSHIDDSAIIKPLPPRVDNKLSQQREQDDEDSEESDEWEEVDPDEELLGEATDSVSRLGVNERASNVDMDEDDEEYELDPSCCFMCDLEHDAIESCMVHMHKQHGFYVPDVEYLKDPNGLLTYLGLKVKRDFMCLYCNERRHPFNSLEAVRKHMEAKSHCKVHYGDGGDDEEAELEEFYDYSSSYMDADGKQLVASDDQSSGVELGSGGSELIITRRTEDRTSTKMLGSREYLRYYRQKPRPSSTHDIAITAALASRYRSMGLATVQSKEHMVRMKVMKEMNRTGVEAMRSKIGMKSNVIRNLPKNVTY; via the exons ATGCCAGGGTTAAGCTGCAACGCATGCAACAAGGAATTCGAAGGCGAATCGGACCAGAAGCTCCATTACAAGTCCGAATGGCACCGCTACAATCTCAAACGCAAG GTTGCTGGAGTTCCAGGCGTGACGGAAGTACTGTTTCTTGCTAGACAAAATGCACTTgctgaagagaaaaataagtctAGTGAGACTCCTATGCTCTATACTTGTGCTGTTTGCAGCAAAGGCTACAGAAGTTCCAAGGCTCACGCTCAGCACCTAAAATCGCGAAGTCACACAATGCGGGCTTCCCAAGGAATGAGTCACATAGATGATAGTGCAATAATCAAGCCTCTCCCGCCTCGTGTTGACAACAAGCTTTCCCAACAAAGAGAGCAAGATGATGAAGATAGTGAAGAAAGTGATGAGTGGGAGGAGGTAGACCCCGATGAAGAATTGCTTGGTGAAGCCACAGATTCTGTGTCTCGTTTGGGTGTAAATGAGCGGGCAAGCAATGTTGATATGGATGAGGATGACGAAGAGTATGAGTTGGATCCTTCATGCTGCTTTATGTGTGATTTAGAGCATGATGCAATAGAAAGCTGCATGGTTCACATGCACAAGCAACATGGCTTCTATGTACCTGACGTCGAGTATCTGAAAGATCCAAACGGCCTTCTTACTTATCTTGGCCTCAAG GTTAAAAGGGATTTCATGTGCTTGTACTGCAATGAGAGACGCCATCCTTTCAACAGCTTGGAAGCAGTTAGGAAACACATGGAAGCAAAAAGCCATTGCAAAGTGCATTACGGTGATGGTGGGGATGATGAAGAGGCAGAGTTGGAAGAATTTTATGATTACAGCAGCAG TTATATGGATGCAGATGGGAAGCAACTGGTCGCATCCGATGACCAGAGCAGTGGTGTTGAACTTGGAAGCGGTGGGTCTGAGCTCATAATAACTCGAAGAACTGAGGACAGAACATCAACCAAAATGCTTGGATCTCGCGAATATTTGCGCTACTACCGCCAAAAGCCACGCCCCTCCTCCACACATGACATCGCCATCACTGCTGCACTGGCCTCAAG GTATCGAAGTATGGGATTGGCAACTGTGCAGTCTAAGGAACACATGGTGAGGATGAAGGTGATGAAGGAGATGAACCGAACAGGCGTGGAGGCCATGCGCTCTAAGATTGGCATGAAGAGTAATGTCATTCGCAACCTCCCCAAGAATGTTACATATTAG
- the LOC131332232 gene encoding uncharacterized protein LOC131332232 isoform X2, translated as MKGGPTYHKKTDKRLCIMEDVQHETSWEDVVCPICLDFPHNGVLLQCSSYEKGCRPFVCDTDHLHSNCLDRFKTAYGMSSGSRSPSTSEATSLESMDPMSSESSDKPSCPLCRGEVTGWIIDDKARIHWNEKKRCCDEHRCAFKGTYFELREHAQLEHPHACPSKVDPARQLDWENFQQSSEIIDVLNTIHAEVPRGVVLGDYVIEYGDNDTADEFEDFPGDEGNWWTSCILYQVFDNFRTSRNRRRSRASDSRRGSRNSSYEISNSDEGSVTSVEFAEYRVDDADDEFVSTSDRSRRTADYHSCAWLEVE; from the exons ATGAAAGGTGGCCCTACCTATCATAAAAAAACAGACAAAAGGCTTTGTATCATGGAGGACGTTCAGCACGAGACCAGCTGGGAAGATGTAGTTTGTCCCATATGCTTGGATTTCCCCCACAATGGTGTTCTCCTCCAATGCTCATCTTATGAGAAAGGATGCCGGCCTTTCGTATGTGACACAGATCATCTGCATTCAAATTGTCTGGATCGTTTCAAAACCGCTTATGGGATGTCATCTGGCTCAAGGTCACCTTCAACGTCTGAAGCAACTTCCCTAGAAAGCATGGACCCAATGTCGTCAGAGTCAAGTGACAAACCATCTTGTCCTTTATGTAGAGGAGAAGTTACAGGTTGGATAATTGATGATAAGGCCCGTATTCACTGGAACGAGAAGAAACGCTGCTGCGACGAGCATCGATGTGCATTTAAGGGCACCTACTTTGAACTTAGGGAACATGCTCAACTAGAACACCCCCATGCGTGCCCATCAAAAGTTGATCCTGCTCGGCAGCTTGATTGGGAGAACTTCCAGCAATCCAGTGAGATAATAGACGTTCTAAACACTATCCATGCGGAAGTGCCACGAGGTGTGGTTTTAGGAGATTATGTCATTGAATATGGGGACAATGACACCGCAGATGAGTTTGAAGACTTCCCTGGTGATGAAGGGAATTGGTGGACATCATGCATCTTATATCAGGTATTTGACAATTTTAGGACTTCTAGAAACAGGAGAAGGTCAAGAGCCAGTGATTCGAGAAGAGGAAGTCGCAATTCAAGTTACGAAATCTCTAATTCTGATGAAGGTTCTGTCACATCTGTAGAATTCGCAGAGTATAGGGTTGACGATGCCGATGATGAGTTTGTGAGTACAAGTGACCGCTCAAGGCGTACAGCTGATTATCACAG cTGTGCCTGGCTAGAAGTGGAGTGA
- the LOC131332232 gene encoding uncharacterized protein LOC131332232 isoform X1: MKGGPTYHKKTDKRLCIMEDVQHETSWEDVVCPICLDFPHNGVLLQCSSYEKGCRPFVCDTDHLHSNCLDRFKTAYGMSSGSRSPSTSEATSLESMDPMSSESSDKPSCPLCRGEVTGWIIDDKARIHWNEKKRCCDEHRCAFKGTYFELREHAQLEHPHACPSKVDPARQLDWENFQQSSEIIDVLNTIHAEVPRGVVLGDYVIEYGDNDTADEFEDFPGDEGNWWTSCILYQVFDNFRTSRNRRRSRASDSRRGSRNSSYEISNSDEGSVTSVEFAEYRVDDADDEFVSTSDRSRRTADYHSSRRRRSRFYDN, translated from the exons ATGAAAGGTGGCCCTACCTATCATAAAAAAACAGACAAAAGGCTTTGTATCATGGAGGACGTTCAGCACGAGACCAGCTGGGAAGATGTAGTTTGTCCCATATGCTTGGATTTCCCCCACAATGGTGTTCTCCTCCAATGCTCATCTTATGAGAAAGGATGCCGGCCTTTCGTATGTGACACAGATCATCTGCATTCAAATTGTCTGGATCGTTTCAAAACCGCTTATGGGATGTCATCTGGCTCAAGGTCACCTTCAACGTCTGAAGCAACTTCCCTAGAAAGCATGGACCCAATGTCGTCAGAGTCAAGTGACAAACCATCTTGTCCTTTATGTAGAGGAGAAGTTACAGGTTGGATAATTGATGATAAGGCCCGTATTCACTGGAACGAGAAGAAACGCTGCTGCGACGAGCATCGATGTGCATTTAAGGGCACCTACTTTGAACTTAGGGAACATGCTCAACTAGAACACCCCCATGCGTGCCCATCAAAAGTTGATCCTGCTCGGCAGCTTGATTGGGAGAACTTCCAGCAATCCAGTGAGATAATAGACGTTCTAAACACTATCCATGCGGAAGTGCCACGAGGTGTGGTTTTAGGAGATTATGTCATTGAATATGGGGACAATGACACCGCAGATGAGTTTGAAGACTTCCCTGGTGATGAAGGGAATTGGTGGACATCATGCATCTTATATCAGGTATTTGACAATTTTAGGACTTCTAGAAACAGGAGAAGGTCAAGAGCCAGTGATTCGAGAAGAGGAAGTCGCAATTCAAGTTACGAAATCTCTAATTCTGATGAAGGTTCTGTCACATCTGTAGAATTCGCAGAGTATAGGGTTGACGATGCCGATGATGAGTTTGTGAGTACAAGTGACCGCTCAAGGCGTACAGCTGATTATCACAG TTCTCGAAGACGTCGCTCCCGTTTCTATGACAATTAG